Proteins from a genomic interval of Aquabacterium sp. J223:
- a CDS encoding nuclear transport factor 2 family protein, with protein sequence MNGHLDPLQRLLAEDACRRLVLDAAAAVDGGRPEAFAALFCEDGVLQRPGGQPLVGRAAIAAAYASRAPDRMTCHIVTNSRVELLGDGEARVASSVLLWTGSRADAEGAQGRPATAQVLGEFDDRLRLTAEGWRFAHRSARFVLYAPTAAAGG encoded by the coding sequence GTGAACGGCCACCTCGACCCCCTGCAGCGCCTGCTGGCCGAGGACGCCTGCCGCCGCCTGGTGCTCGACGCCGCCGCCGCGGTGGACGGTGGCCGGCCCGAGGCCTTCGCCGCGCTCTTCTGCGAGGACGGCGTGCTGCAGCGTCCCGGCGGCCAGCCGCTGGTGGGACGGGCCGCCATCGCCGCCGCGTACGCCAGCCGCGCCCCCGACCGCATGACCTGCCACATCGTGACCAACAGCCGCGTCGAGCTGCTGGGCGACGGCGAGGCCCGTGTCGCCAGCTCGGTGCTGCTGTGGACCGGCAGCCGGGCGGATGCCGAAGGCGCGCAGGGTCGACCGGCGACGGCCCAGGTGCTGGGCGAGTTCGACGACCGCCTGCGCCTGACCGCCGAGGGCTGGCGCTTCGCGCACCGCAGCGCGCGCTTCGTGCTGTACGCCCCCACCGCCGCCGCAGGAGGCTGA
- a CDS encoding ABC transporter ATP-binding protein, translating to MTAPLLEAEGLVAGYGETVVLDGVGFSVNAGDCLAVLGRNGVGKTTLLATLMGLTTRHGGRLRLEGDDITHRPVHWRARHGLGYVPQEREIFRSLTVLENLAVAVQPGGWSVERVLDLFPGLRQRTANTGNRLSGGEQQMLAVARALVGGPRVLLLDEPMEGLAPIIVEGLFDALRQVRADGGMAIVLVEQKAELALAFADEVMVLDRGRVVHRGPSAPLRGDAQAQARLLGIGDERLATAG from the coding sequence ATGACGGCCCCGCTGCTGGAAGCCGAAGGCCTGGTCGCGGGCTACGGCGAGACCGTGGTGCTCGACGGCGTCGGCTTCTCGGTGAACGCGGGCGATTGCCTGGCCGTGCTCGGCCGCAACGGCGTGGGCAAGACCACGCTGCTGGCCACGCTCATGGGCCTGACCACCCGCCACGGCGGCCGCCTGCGGCTGGAGGGGGACGACATCACCCACCGCCCGGTGCACTGGCGCGCGCGGCACGGCCTGGGTTACGTGCCGCAGGAACGCGAGATCTTCCGCTCCCTCACCGTGCTGGAGAACCTGGCCGTGGCCGTGCAGCCCGGCGGCTGGTCGGTGGAGCGGGTGCTGGACCTCTTTCCCGGCCTGCGCCAGCGCACCGCCAACACCGGCAACCGGCTGTCCGGCGGCGAGCAGCAGATGCTGGCCGTGGCGCGGGCGCTGGTCGGCGGGCCGCGGGTGCTGCTGCTCGACGAGCCGATGGAGGGCCTGGCGCCCATCATCGTCGAGGGCCTGTTCGACGCGCTGCGCCAGGTGCGCGCCGACGGCGGCATGGCCATCGTGCTGGTGGAGCAGAAGGCCGAGCTGGCGCTGGCCTTCGCCGACGAGGTGATGGTGCTCGACCGCGGCCGCGTGGTGCACCGCGGGCCCAGCGCGCCGCTGCGCGGCGATGCCCAGGCCCAGGCGCGCCTGCTGGGCATCGGCGACGAGCGGCTGGCCACGGCCGGCTGA
- a CDS encoding ABC transporter ATP-binding protein, whose protein sequence is MTAEVLQVRGLGKRFGALAVTRDVDLSLATGERLALIGPNGAGKTTLVNLITGVLAPDHGSVRLDGEDITRDRPEVRVRRGLVRTHQLNTLLPETPARENLAIAIAERERLAWRMLRYGAAWRRCLAEADAMLQRLGLHGVGQRSVRELAYGQQRLLEIGIALTLRPRVLLLDEPAAGVPTAEVGLIHRVLDELPPDIAILMIEHDMDLVFRFARRIVVLVQGGVLCAGTPAQIAADDRVRAVYLGQGVPA, encoded by the coding sequence GTGACCGCCGAAGTGCTGCAGGTGCGCGGCCTCGGCAAGCGCTTCGGCGCCCTGGCCGTGACCCGTGACGTGGACCTGTCGCTGGCCACCGGCGAGCGGCTGGCGCTGATCGGCCCCAACGGCGCCGGCAAGACCACGCTGGTGAACCTGATCACCGGCGTGCTGGCGCCCGACCACGGCAGCGTGCGCCTGGACGGCGAGGACATCACCCGCGACCGGCCGGAGGTGCGGGTGCGCCGCGGCCTGGTGCGCACCCACCAGCTCAACACCCTGCTGCCGGAGACGCCGGCGCGCGAGAACCTGGCCATCGCCATCGCCGAGCGCGAGCGGCTGGCCTGGCGCATGCTGCGCTACGGCGCGGCGTGGCGGCGCTGCCTGGCCGAGGCCGACGCCATGCTGCAGCGGCTGGGCCTGCACGGCGTCGGCCAGCGCAGCGTGCGCGAGCTGGCCTATGGCCAGCAGCGGCTGCTGGAGATCGGCATCGCGCTGACGCTGCGGCCCCGGGTGCTGCTGCTCGACGAACCGGCCGCCGGCGTGCCCACCGCCGAGGTCGGCCTCATCCACCGGGTGCTGGACGAACTGCCGCCCGACATCGCCATCCTCATGATCGAGCACGACATGGACCTGGTGTTCCGCTTCGCCCGGCGCATCGTCGTGCTGGTGCAGGGCGGGGTGCTGTGCGCCGGCACGCCGGCGCAGATCGCCGCCGACGACCGGGTGCGGGCGGTGTACCTGGGGCAGGGGGTGCCGGCATGA
- a CDS encoding LysR family transcriptional regulator has protein sequence MPHSTPVWREVPAVLDRLRALRCLVAIVRLGSALRAAEAVHLSQPAVTRAILELEAACQLRLFDRGARGMAPTEAGRQLGERAEALLAQLRRGAEEAQRLAALKAARLPLPERFAAGVAPAGLRAFVAVAAGGSETRAAQSLRLSQPAVHRALAELERLVGVPLFQKSTRGSRPTHAGEALLRRVQLALAEARALETDLAAWRGAIRGEVVVGMLPLSVSLLLPKAVEAVVRRHPGLTVRLVDGTYESLMAQLRRADIDLLVGALRPAAGADEVLQEVLFEDELAVVAPPGHPLLARARLRLRDLPGQAWVLPLPGSPASAALQRVLQAAGLPDPANAIHAGSPVMVRSLVLQTGRLALASRGEALQPDAAPLAPLPLALPGTARRIGLVWRANGRPSADLQLLLQALRESVPAAGS, from the coding sequence TTGCCCCACTCGACCCCCGTCTGGCGGGAGGTGCCGGCGGTGCTCGACCGGCTGCGCGCCCTGCGCTGCCTGGTGGCCATCGTGCGGCTGGGCAGCGCGCTGCGGGCGGCCGAGGCGGTGCACCTGTCGCAGCCCGCGGTCACGCGCGCCATCCTCGAACTGGAGGCGGCCTGCCAGCTGCGGCTGTTCGACCGCGGCGCCCGCGGCATGGCGCCCACCGAAGCCGGCCGCCAGCTGGGCGAGCGCGCCGAGGCGTTGCTGGCGCAGCTGCGCCGCGGGGCGGAAGAGGCGCAGCGGCTGGCGGCGCTGAAGGCCGCGCGGCTGCCGCTGCCCGAGCGCTTTGCCGCCGGCGTGGCGCCGGCCGGGCTGCGCGCCTTCGTCGCGGTGGCCGCGGGCGGCAGCGAGACGCGGGCCGCGCAGTCGCTGCGCCTGAGCCAGCCCGCGGTGCACCGCGCCCTGGCCGAGCTGGAGCGCCTGGTGGGCGTGCCGCTGTTTCAGAAGTCCACCCGCGGCAGCCGGCCCACCCACGCCGGCGAGGCGCTGCTGCGCCGGGTGCAGCTGGCGCTGGCCGAGGCACGGGCGCTGGAGACCGACCTCGCCGCCTGGCGCGGCGCCATCCGCGGCGAGGTGGTGGTCGGCATGCTGCCGCTGTCGGTGTCGCTGCTGCTGCCGAAGGCGGTGGAGGCGGTGGTCCGGCGCCATCCCGGGCTGACCGTGCGCCTCGTCGACGGCACCTACGAAAGCCTGATGGCCCAGCTGCGGCGCGCCGACATCGACCTGCTGGTCGGTGCGCTGCGGCCGGCCGCCGGCGCCGACGAGGTGCTGCAGGAGGTGCTGTTCGAGGACGAGCTGGCCGTGGTGGCGCCGCCCGGCCACCCGCTGCTGGCGCGCGCACGGCTGCGCCTGCGCGACCTGCCGGGCCAGGCCTGGGTGCTGCCGCTGCCAGGCTCGCCGGCCAGCGCGGCGCTGCAGCGGGTGCTGCAGGCCGCCGGCCTGCCGGACCCGGCGAACGCCATCCACGCCGGCAGCCCGGTCATGGTCCGCTCGCTGGTGCTGCAGACCGGCCGACTCGCGCTGGCCTCGCGCGGCGAGGCCCTGCAGCCCGACGCCGCGCCGCTGGCGCCGCTGCCGCTGGCCCTGCCCGGCACCGCCCGGCGCATCGGCCTGGTGTGGCGCGCCAACGGCCGTCCTTCGGCCGACCTGCAGCTGCTGCTGCAGGCGCTGCGCGAGTCCGTGCCGGCCGCCGGGTCATAA
- a CDS encoding alpha/beta fold hydrolase: MPPTPPPPTRAERPVLLLLPGLLCDEQVWAQQREALGAAVDCRVPDWGLRASLTDMAEQVLSMAPAGGFSLAGHSMGGRVALEVVRLAPQRVQRLMLMDTGVDPLPEGEAGVQERDKRLALLAIAREHGMRAMGAEWARGMVHPSRLDGPLFAEILAMIERRSPPQFEAQINALLARPDARGVLAGVRCPTVLLCGRQDAWSPLARHEEMQRLLPASRLAVIEDSGHMSTMEQPAAVTQALRAWMETAT; the protein is encoded by the coding sequence ATCCCGCCGACACCGCCACCCCCCACCCGCGCCGAGCGACCGGTCCTGCTGCTGCTGCCCGGACTGCTCTGCGACGAGCAGGTCTGGGCCCAGCAGCGCGAGGCGCTGGGCGCCGCGGTGGACTGCCGGGTGCCCGACTGGGGCCTGCGCGCCAGCCTGACCGACATGGCCGAGCAGGTGCTGTCGATGGCACCCGCCGGCGGCTTCTCGCTGGCCGGCCATTCGATGGGCGGCCGGGTGGCGCTGGAGGTGGTGCGCCTGGCGCCGCAGCGCGTGCAGCGCCTGATGCTGATGGACACCGGCGTCGACCCGCTGCCCGAGGGCGAGGCCGGCGTGCAGGAGCGCGACAAGCGCCTGGCGCTGCTGGCCATCGCCCGCGAGCACGGCATGCGTGCCATGGGCGCCGAATGGGCGCGCGGCATGGTGCACCCGTCGCGGCTCGACGGTCCGCTGTTTGCCGAGATCCTGGCCATGATCGAGCGTCGCAGCCCCCCGCAGTTCGAGGCGCAGATCAACGCCCTGCTGGCGCGTCCCGACGCCCGCGGCGTGCTGGCCGGCGTGCGCTGCCCGACCGTGCTGCTGTGCGGGCGTCAGGACGCCTGGAGCCCGCTGGCCCGCCACGAGGAGATGCAGCGCCTGCTGCCGGCGTCGCGGCTGGCCGTCATCGAGGACAGCGGCCACATGAGCACGATGGAGCAGCCGGCGGCGGTGACGCAGGCGCTGCGCGCCTGGATGGAGACGGCGACGTGA
- a CDS encoding protocatechuate 3,4-dioxygenase (extradiol catechol dioxygenase that catalyzes the oxidative cleavage of substituted catechols; part of the bacterial aromatic compound degradation pathway): MNPQLAGIEQVEGTYPFDLRTSVRALRLNRFFWRLALPEARQQLLGDPQAAFDAAGLTEEERALVTAQDWLGLVRYGVNFFVLEKYARVVRKSNLEVYALMRGESFEDFMKTRRVPEAR; encoded by the coding sequence ATGAACCCGCAGCTGGCCGGCATCGAGCAGGTCGAGGGCACCTACCCCTTCGACCTGCGCACCAGCGTCCGCGCGCTGCGCCTCAACCGCTTCTTCTGGCGGCTGGCGCTGCCCGAGGCCCGCCAGCAGCTGCTCGGCGACCCGCAGGCCGCCTTCGACGCCGCCGGCCTCACCGAGGAGGAGCGGGCGCTGGTCACCGCGCAGGACTGGCTGGGCCTGGTGCGCTACGGCGTCAACTTCTTCGTCCTGGAGAAGTACGCCCGCGTGGTGCGCAAGTCGAACCTCGAGGTCTACGCGCTGATGCGCGGCGAGAGCTTCGAGGACTTCATGAAGACCCGTCGCGTGCCCGAGGCGCGCTGA
- a CDS encoding branched-chain amino acid ABC transporter permease — translation MGSLLTVVLDGLAYGMVMFIISAGLTVTMGLMRVVNLAHGGFAMMGGYMAAVLLAAGWPFLLAVAAAVVAVAAVGGVAERLVFRPLYRKGELPQVLMTFGLVFVIIAALTGLFGTGIQSLPLPAALAGEVDIGFRTYPRYRLFVIAAGLALGGGLWWLIDRSLFGARLRAAVDNPRMARAVGMDVNRLFTITFMGACGWRRWAGCSAPSCCRWSRSTRSSTWCCSWSSSPSAASATSRARSSPRWPSA, via the coding sequence ATGGGGTCGCTGCTCACCGTCGTGCTCGACGGACTGGCCTACGGGATGGTGATGTTCATCATTTCCGCCGGCCTGACCGTCACCATGGGCCTGATGCGCGTGGTCAACCTCGCGCACGGCGGCTTCGCCATGATGGGCGGCTACATGGCCGCCGTGCTGCTGGCCGCCGGCTGGCCCTTCCTGCTGGCGGTCGCCGCCGCGGTGGTGGCGGTGGCCGCGGTCGGCGGCGTGGCCGAGCGGCTGGTCTTCCGGCCGCTGTACCGCAAGGGCGAGCTGCCGCAGGTGCTGATGACCTTCGGCCTGGTGTTCGTCATCATCGCCGCGCTCACCGGCCTCTTCGGCACCGGCATCCAGAGCCTGCCGCTGCCGGCGGCGCTGGCCGGCGAGGTGGACATCGGCTTCCGCACCTATCCCCGCTACCGGCTGTTCGTCATCGCCGCCGGGCTGGCGCTGGGCGGCGGGCTGTGGTGGCTGATCGACCGCTCGCTGTTCGGCGCCCGGCTGCGCGCGGCGGTGGACAACCCGCGCATGGCCCGCGCGGTGGGCATGGACGTCAACCGGCTCTTCACCATCACCTTCATGGGCGCCTGCGGCTGGCGGCGCTGGGCGGGGTGCTCGGCGCCGAGCTGCTGCCGCTGGAGCCGTTCTACGCGCTCAAGCACCTGGTGCTGTTCCTGGTCGTCGTCGCCGTCGGCGGCCTCGGCAACTTCAAGGGCTCGTTCGTCGCCGCGGTGGCCATCGGCCTGA
- a CDS encoding branched-chain amino acid ABC transporter permease: MGSAPPLRPAAPALAAVPGPRHGATAAVGHALPWAAAVAAYFLVPDSLALATNVLVMVLLTLSLDLVLGYAGIVTLGHAVFFGAGAYAAGIFAIHVSPDPVTGLLVATAVTGAFGLLCGLLILHTEGVTLLMLTLAIASLVAEVANQAKSWTGGDDGLQGMTMGLVLGLFRFDLYKRTAYLYSLAVLFVWFVIAWRVVHSPFGRSLDGIRQSPARMRAIGTPVWGRLVVAYGLSAAMAGSAGALSAQTTRFVGLNTLSVMVSGMAVVMLVLGGTRRLYGAFIGAALYVVVQDVAAQVNPFYWMLVIGLLLMVSVLALEGGLMSLVDAVRRRLGGRREETK; this comes from the coding sequence ATGGGCAGCGCCCCGCCGCTTCGACCCGCCGCGCCGGCGCTGGCCGCCGTGCCCGGCCCGCGCCACGGCGCCACCGCCGCCGTCGGCCATGCGCTGCCCTGGGCGGCGGCGGTGGCGGCGTACTTCCTGGTGCCCGATTCGCTGGCGCTGGCGACCAACGTGCTGGTGATGGTGCTGCTCACGCTGTCGCTGGACCTGGTGCTGGGCTACGCCGGCATCGTCACGCTGGGCCATGCGGTGTTCTTCGGCGCCGGCGCCTATGCGGCCGGCATCTTCGCCATCCACGTCAGCCCCGACCCGGTCACCGGCCTGCTGGTGGCCACCGCCGTCACCGGCGCCTTCGGCCTGCTGTGCGGCCTGCTCATCCTGCACACCGAGGGCGTGACGCTGCTGATGCTGACGCTGGCCATCGCCTCGCTGGTCGCCGAGGTGGCCAACCAGGCCAAGTCCTGGACCGGCGGCGACGACGGCCTGCAGGGCATGACCATGGGCCTGGTGCTGGGGCTGTTCCGCTTCGACCTCTACAAGCGCACGGCCTACCTCTACAGCCTGGCGGTGCTGTTCGTCTGGTTCGTCATCGCCTGGCGGGTGGTGCATTCGCCGTTCGGCCGCTCGCTCGACGGCATCCGCCAGAGCCCCGCGCGCATGCGCGCCATCGGCACGCCGGTGTGGGGCCGGCTGGTGGTGGCCTACGGCCTGTCGGCCGCCATGGCCGGCAGCGCCGGCGCGCTGTCGGCGCAGACCACCCGCTTCGTCGGGCTGAACACGCTGAGCGTCATGGTCTCCGGCATGGCGGTGGTGATGCTGGTGCTGGGCGGCACGCGGCGGCTCTACGGCGCCTTCATCGGCGCCGCGCTGTACGTCGTGGTGCAGGACGTGGCGGCGCAGGTCAACCCCTTCTACTGGATGCTGGTCATCGGCCTGCTGCTGATGGTCAGCGTGCTGGCGCTGGAGGGCGGGCTGATGTCGCTGGTCGACGCCGTGCGCCGCCGGCTCGGCGGACGGCGGGAGGAAACGAAGTGA
- a CDS encoding ABC transporter substrate-binding protein, translating into MKSITRRAVLAACAAAAAATLSTAAAADTVKVGIVGTFSGAFARFGEQMKFGIEAFQAHNGATVAGHKIEVVYRDVGGVDPARARQLVEELILREKVQVIGGFVLTPNALAAAEVLNEAKVPAIVFNAATSVIPRRSPYFVRTSFTLAQNTVPLAQWAAKNGVKRAMTMVFDYGPGYDGEEAFVRTFKAEGGEIMESIRVPIATTDFSPYFERVLARKPEALFMFSPGGPPAIGMMNTWTSRLKPAGIRLLATNETQEIDLPKIGPGALDVISASHYTETIDNPLNQQLRKTLVEKYGRDTTPDTELVSAYDGMRLVYAAVQKFGPKFTGDQAVGLWKGMKFDSPRGPVMIDPDTRDIVQNIYVRRVQQQGGRLVNVNIATIPMVKDPWKEWNPETKPGAK; encoded by the coding sequence ATGAAGAGCATCACCCGACGCGCCGTCCTGGCCGCCTGCGCCGCCGCGGCCGCCGCCACCCTGTCCACCGCGGCCGCCGCCGACACCGTCAAGGTCGGCATCGTCGGCACCTTCTCCGGTGCCTTCGCCCGCTTCGGCGAGCAGATGAAGTTCGGCATCGAGGCCTTCCAGGCGCACAACGGCGCCACCGTGGCCGGCCACAAGATCGAGGTCGTCTACCGCGACGTCGGTGGCGTCGACCCGGCGCGGGCGCGGCAGCTGGTGGAGGAGCTTATCCTGCGCGAGAAGGTGCAGGTCATCGGCGGCTTCGTGCTCACGCCCAACGCGCTGGCGGCGGCCGAGGTGCTCAACGAGGCCAAGGTGCCGGCCATCGTCTTCAACGCCGCCACCTCGGTCATCCCGCGGCGCTCGCCGTACTTCGTGCGCACCAGCTTCACGCTGGCGCAGAACACCGTGCCGCTGGCGCAGTGGGCGGCCAAGAACGGCGTCAAGCGCGCCATGACCATGGTCTTCGACTACGGCCCGGGCTACGACGGCGAGGAGGCCTTCGTGCGCACCTTCAAGGCCGAGGGCGGCGAGATCATGGAGTCGATCCGGGTGCCGATCGCCACCACCGACTTCTCGCCCTACTTCGAGCGGGTGCTGGCCCGCAAGCCCGAGGCGCTGTTCATGTTCAGCCCGGGCGGCCCGCCGGCCATCGGCATGATGAACACCTGGACCTCGCGGCTGAAGCCGGCCGGCATCCGGCTGCTGGCCACCAACGAGACGCAGGAGATCGACCTGCCGAAGATCGGCCCCGGCGCGCTGGACGTGATCTCCGCCTCGCACTACACCGAGACCATCGACAACCCGCTGAACCAGCAGCTGCGCAAGACGCTGGTGGAGAAGTACGGCCGCGACACCACACCGGACACCGAGCTGGTGTCGGCCTACGACGGCATGCGGCTGGTCTACGCCGCCGTGCAGAAGTTCGGCCCGAAGTTCACCGGCGACCAGGCGGTCGGCCTGTGGAAGGGCATGAAGTTCGACAGCCCGCGCGGCCCGGTGATGATCGACCCCGACACCCGCGACATCGTGCAGAACATCTACGTGCGGCGCGTGCAGCAGCAGGGCGGCCGGCTGGTCAACGTGAACATCGCCACCATCCCGATGGTCAAGGACCCGTGGAAGGAGTGGAACCCGGAGACCAAGCCCGGCGCCAAGTAG
- a CDS encoding LysR family transcriptional regulator, whose product MLDDVVTDLDAAACRFPGLQALVDAGTPTPAPASRPRPRSAAAPDSPALSPQGPELNMRRLRALVAVAQCRSVNRAADRLHLTQSAVTRAVRALEAEWGVTLFERTPKAMVPTAFGERLVERASRSLGYLEAAERRLGSDGSKGLVGKVSQRHLQAVSTIADFQTETAAARQLGISQPAVNLALRDLEALLGVQLFVRNPKGMVPTLEGEVIIRGAKLVLSEMAAGVADLAAQLGQVRGRLTVGALPLTGAHIAPRAVMRLARQHPDLRLTVLEAPYDVLLKGLRCGDIDVLVGALHPRMPSDVEQEHLFDDQLSVVARAGHPLAARRTVALDELQACEWVLPFRRARARNMVEGAMLAAGLAVPEGALEASSVALVRSLLLESDCLSVLSHFQIEHERRQGLLQVLPVALPAARLPIGLMTRADAMQTEGLKALLQALRSLCGEHAAPRPRPPGSG is encoded by the coding sequence ATGCTGGACGATGTCGTCACCGACCTCGACGCGGCCGCCTGCCGCTTCCCGGGGCTGCAGGCGCTGGTCGATGCCGGGACGCCGACGCCGGCACCGGCCAGCCGGCCGCGGCCGCGCAGCGCCGCCGCACCCGACAGCCCCGCGCTGTCGCCGCAGGGGCCGGAACTCAACATGCGCCGCCTGCGGGCGCTGGTGGCGGTGGCGCAGTGCCGCAGCGTCAACCGCGCCGCCGACCGGCTGCACCTGACGCAATCGGCCGTCACCCGCGCGGTGCGCGCGCTGGAGGCCGAATGGGGCGTGACGCTGTTCGAGCGCACGCCCAAGGCCATGGTGCCCACCGCCTTCGGCGAGCGCCTGGTCGAACGCGCCAGCCGCTCGCTGGGTTACCTGGAAGCCGCCGAGCGGCGCCTGGGCTCCGACGGCAGCAAGGGCCTGGTCGGCAAGGTGTCGCAGCGCCACCTGCAGGCGGTGAGCACCATCGCCGACTTCCAGACCGAGACCGCCGCGGCCCGCCAGCTCGGCATCTCGCAGCCGGCGGTCAACCTGGCGCTGCGCGACCTGGAGGCGCTGCTCGGCGTCCAGCTCTTCGTGCGCAACCCGAAGGGCATGGTGCCAACGCTGGAAGGCGAGGTCATCATCCGCGGCGCCAAGCTGGTGCTGAGCGAGATGGCCGCCGGCGTCGCCGACCTGGCGGCCCAGCTCGGCCAGGTGCGCGGCCGCTTGACGGTGGGTGCGCTGCCGCTGACCGGCGCCCACATCGCGCCGCGCGCGGTGATGCGGCTGGCCCGCCAGCACCCCGACCTGCGGTTGACCGTGCTGGAGGCGCCGTACGACGTGCTGCTCAAGGGCCTGCGCTGCGGCGACATCGACGTGCTGGTCGGCGCGCTGCACCCGCGCATGCCGTCCGACGTCGAACAGGAGCACCTGTTCGACGACCAGCTGTCCGTGGTCGCCCGCGCCGGCCACCCGCTGGCGGCGCGGCGCACCGTCGCCCTCGACGAACTGCAGGCCTGCGAATGGGTGCTGCCGTTCCGACGCGCCCGTGCCCGCAACATGGTCGAGGGCGCGATGCTGGCCGCCGGCCTGGCGGTGCCCGAAGGGGCGCTGGAGGCCAGCAGCGTGGCGCTGGTGCGTTCGCTGCTGCTGGAAAGCGACTGCCTGTCGGTGCTGTCGCACTTCCAGATCGAGCACGAGCGGCGCCAGGGCCTGCTGCAGGTGCTGCCGGTGGCGCTGCCCGCGGCCCGCCTGCCAATCGGCCTGATGACCCGCGCCGACGCCATGCAGACCGAAGGCCTGAAGGCGCTGCTGCAGGCGCTGCGCTCGTTGTGCGGCGAGCACGCGGCGCCACGGCCGCGACCGCCGGGCAGCGGCTGA
- a CDS encoding NAD(P)-dependent oxidoreductase translates to MNPAHFDVAVCDCFPHLAPVFDRLSDRLRADGRSFRRFASHQALLADPAALAGPRVIAGFGGMRVDAGVLAQAPQLAGIVSVVSGTEGLDVAAATAAGVLIAHAPTEENVRGIAESALLLMLHLMYDLDSTRDNLRLQRPRPNPVRARLLKGKTIGLVGWGRIAQVAAELLAPWQARVQVHSRRDGDIGLPPGVQRAASLDALMAEADIVCVLAGAQAGSGPLIDARRLALMKRDAYFINLSRGVNVDEAALAEVLRRRAIAGAALDVFAVEPLPADSPLRALDNVILTPHHVGHTREGDDSLELALQDNVIALLRGEPPRFLRNPEALPAWRDRLAARRLSLHPPHHPRTRP, encoded by the coding sequence ATGAACCCTGCCCACTTCGACGTCGCGGTCTGCGACTGCTTCCCCCACCTCGCGCCCGTGTTCGACCGGCTGAGCGATCGCCTGCGCGCCGACGGCCGCAGCTTCCGGCGCTTCGCGTCGCACCAGGCGCTGCTGGCCGACCCCGCCGCGCTCGCCGGCCCCCGCGTCATCGCGGGCTTCGGCGGCATGCGGGTCGACGCCGGCGTGCTGGCGCAGGCGCCGCAGCTGGCCGGCATCGTGTCGGTGGTCTCGGGCACCGAGGGCCTGGACGTCGCGGCCGCCACCGCCGCCGGGGTGCTGATCGCCCATGCGCCCACCGAGGAGAACGTGCGCGGCATCGCCGAATCGGCGCTGCTGCTGATGCTGCACCTGATGTACGACCTGGACAGCACCCGCGACAACCTGCGCCTGCAGCGGCCGCGGCCGAACCCGGTGCGCGCGCGCCTGCTCAAGGGCAAGACCATCGGCCTGGTCGGCTGGGGCCGCATCGCGCAGGTGGCGGCCGAACTGCTGGCGCCCTGGCAGGCCCGGGTGCAGGTGCACAGCCGCCGCGACGGCGACATCGGCCTGCCGCCCGGCGTGCAGCGCGCCGCCAGCCTGGACGCGCTGATGGCCGAGGCCGACATCGTCTGCGTGCTGGCCGGTGCCCAGGCCGGCAGCGGGCCGCTGATCGACGCCCGGCGGCTGGCGCTGATGAAGCGCGACGCCTACTTCATCAACCTGTCGCGCGGCGTCAACGTCGACGAGGCGGCGCTGGCCGAGGTGCTGCGCCGGCGGGCCATCGCCGGCGCGGCACTGGACGTGTTCGCCGTCGAGCCGCTGCCGGCGGACTCGCCGCTGCGCGCGCTCGACAATGTCATCCTCACGCCGCACCACGTCGGCCACACCCGCGAGGGCGACGATTCGCTGGAGCTGGCGCTGCAGGACAACGTGATCGCACTGCTGCGCGGCGAGCCGCCGCGCTTCCTGCGCAACCCCGAGGCGCTGCCCGCCTGGCGCGACCGCCTGGCGGCCCGACGCCTTTCCCTCCATCCCCCTCACCACCCGAGAACAAGACCATGA